Proteins from one Peromyscus eremicus chromosome 8a, PerEre_H2_v1, whole genome shotgun sequence genomic window:
- the Garin3 gene encoding LOW QUALITY PROTEIN: Golgi-associated RAB2 interactor protein 3 (The sequence of the model RefSeq protein was modified relative to this genomic sequence to represent the inferred CDS: deleted 2 bases in 1 codon) — protein MPGMKRTMSSECLLPYYTAHSYRSMGVFNTSMGNLQRQLYKGGEYDIFKYAPMFESDFIQISKKGEVIDVHNRVRMVTVCIASTSPVLPLPDVMLLARPAKVCEEHARRARFIKGRGRKPSKTLELTRLLPLKFVKISIHDREKQQLRLKLATGRTFYLQLCPSSDAREDLFCYWEKLVYLLRPPTDSGSSSPALHTGNTSPGDNKSLLGSDIHGEGDQDSVRQKLRDVSGATSAAFAGGEGTPPARTAAAAAGIRGPAKGAAAGAVGGTVAAGVITGPSAGAAKAGTAASSTSGALSIATTRSPASSQVATALAGTGSKDSGGSGSSKALAAVANISSEGTDLVLAGAASSSSESTSAGGATSVTPEGSLSVVFAGTMTTKGPAADKPEAPLVSTLQSEGYMCERDGSQKVPHIGSEPQKEKRERREKKDRNPSRKSSHHRRTSHRSTGKDRSTGKDRSTGKDKTTRKSSSHRSVSSPGKKRESKKGKAHSNLKGKRHGSTHKSESRTAQKPRKSQSTTSSGSGNKKSSKISSFLKSFLIRPTSKTAISSRNRGGVGIVSKKVEKHNVEAKMEKGKEVEYSSTVTAETMERIIFEAKCV, from the exons ATGCCTGGAATGAAGAGAACCATGAGCAGTGAATGTTTGTTACCTTATTACACTGCCCACAGCTACCGATCCATGGGCGTGTTCAACACCTCCATGGGAAACCTACAGCGACAACTATACAAGGGAGGAGAGTATGATATTTTCAAGTATGCACCAATGTTTGAAAGTGACTTTATCCAGATTAGCAAGAAAGGAGAGGTGATTGATGTCCATAACCGCGTCCGAATGGTGACTGTGTGCATCGCGTCCACCAGCCCAGTCCTCCCACTTCCTGACGTTATGCTGCTGGCCCGACCAGCTAAAGTCTGTGAAGAACATGCTAGACGGGCCCGGTTCATCAAGGGGAGAGGTCGCAAGCCTTCAAAGACTTTGGAGCTCACCAGGCTGCTTCCTTTGAAGTTTGTCAAGATCTCCATTCATGACCGTGAGAAACAGCAGCTGCGCCTGAAGCTCGCCACAGGCCGGACTTTTTACCTGCAGCTGTGTCCCTCTTCTGATGCACGAGAAGACCTCTTTTGCTACTGGGAAAAACTTGTCTATCTCCTGAGGCCACCAACAGACAGCGGCAGCAGTAGCCCGGCCCTTCACACTGGTAACACATCT CCTGGAGACAACAAAAGCCTACTC GGCTCAGACATCCACGGAGAAGGGGATCAGGATTCTGTGCGTCAAAAGCTCCGAGATGTGTCAGGAGCCACCTCTGCTGCATTTGCAGGAGGAGAGGGAACACCACCAGCTAGGACAGCTGCTGCAGCCGCTGGTATACGAGGACCTGCCAAAGGGGCAGCAGCAGGGGCGGTAGGCGGCACAGTGGCTGCAGGAGTAATAACAGGCCCCTCAGCAGGTGCGGCAAAAGCAGGGACAGCTGCAAGCTCGACCTCGGGTGCTTTAAGCATAGCAACAACCAGGTCTCCGGCCTCAAGCCAGGTAGCCACAGCTCTGGCAGGCACAGGCAGCAAAGATTCGGGAGGAAGTGGATCCAGCAAGGCCTTAGCGGCTGTGGCAAACATATCCTCAGAAGGTACAGACCTGGTCTTGGCAGGAGCTGCCAGCTCCTCCTCAGAGTCCACTTCCGCAGGGGGTGCTACCAGTGTCACCCCAGAGGGCAGCCTGAGTGTGGTGTTTGCAGGCACCATGACGACCAAGGGGCCTGCTGCAGACAAACCCGAAGCTCCCCTGGTGTCGACCTTGCAGAGTGAAGGCTACATGTGCGAAAGGGATGGAAGCCAGAAGGTTCCACACATTGGCTCTGAACCCCAGAAGGAGAAACGGGAGAGACGAGAAAAGAAGGACAGAAATCCCAGCAGGAAAAGTTCCCATCACCGCAGGACAAGTCACCGAAGCACAGGCAAGGACCGAAGCACAGGCAAGGACCGAAGCACAGGCAAGGACAAGACCACCCGGAAATCATCTTCCCACCGGTCCGTCTCCAGCCccgggaaaaaaagagaaagcaaaaaaggaaaagcacACAGCAACTTAAAGGGCAAGAGACATGGCTCCACTCACAAGAGTGAGTCCAGGACTGCTCAAAAACCCAGGAAGAGCCAATCTACAACTAGCTCGGGGTCTGGGAATAAGAAATCCAGTAAGATTAGCTCTTTTTTGAAGAGCTTCCTAATAAGGCCTACTTCAAAAACAGCAATCTCCTCACGTAATAGAGGAGGGGTAGGCATTGTGTCAAAGAAAGTGGAGAAGCACAACGTAGAGGCGAAGATGGAGAAAGGCAAGGAGGTAGAGTATAGCAGTACTGTAACCGCCGAGACAATGGAGAGGATCATCTTTGAAGCCAAGTGCGTTTAA